The following are from one region of the Staphylococcus argenteus genome:
- the uhpT gene encoding hexose-6-phosphate:phosphate antiporter has product MNFFDIHKVPNKGIPLSVQRKLWLRNFMQAFFVVFFVYMAMYLIRNNFKAAQPFLKEEIGLSTLELGYIGLAFSITYGLGKTLLGYFVDGRNTKRIISFLLILSAITVLIMGFVLSYFGSVMGLLIVLWGLNGVFQSVGGPASYSTISRWAPRTKRGRYLGFWNTSHNIGGAIAGGVALWGANVFFHGNVIGMFIFPSVIALLIGIATLFIGKDDPEELGWNRAEEIWEEPVDKENIDSQGMTKWEIFKKYILGNPVIWILCISNVFVYIVRIGIDNWAPLYVSEHLHFNKGDAVNTIFYFEIGALVASLLWGYVSDLLKGRRAIVAIGCMFMITFVVLFYTNATSVTMVNISLFALGALIFGPQLLIGVSLTGFVPKNAISVANGMTGSFAYLFGDSMAKVGLAAIADPTRNGLNVFGYTLSGWTDVFIVFYVALFLGMILLGVVAYYEEKKIRSLKI; this is encoded by the coding sequence ATGAACTTTTTTGATATCCATAAGGTTCCAAATAAAGGCATTCCATTATCAGTGCAACGTAAATTATGGCTTAGAAACTTTATGCAAGCTTTCTTCGTTGTATTCTTTGTGTATATGGCTATGTACTTAATTCGAAACAACTTTAAAGCGGCACAACCGTTTTTAAAAGAAGAAATCGGATTATCTACATTGGAACTTGGTTATATCGGATTAGCATTTAGTATCACGTACGGTTTAGGGAAAACGTTGCTTGGTTATTTTGTCGATGGACGTAACACAAAACGTATTATTTCTTTCTTACTTATTTTATCTGCTATTACAGTTTTAATTATGGGATTTGTATTAAGTTACTTTGGTTCAGTTATGGGATTATTAATTGTTCTTTGGGGACTTAATGGTGTATTTCAATCGGTTGGTGGACCTGCAAGTTATTCAACGATTTCAAGATGGGCACCTCGAACGAAACGTGGCCGTTATTTAGGGTTCTGGAATACATCACACAACATTGGTGGTGCCATTGCAGGTGGTGTCGCACTTTGGGGTGCTAACGTATTCTTCCATGGGAATGTGATAGGTATGTTCATTTTCCCATCAGTGATTGCATTACTTATTGGTATCGCAACGTTATTTATCGGAAAAGACGATCCAGAAGAATTAGGTTGGAATCGTGCTGAAGAAATTTGGGAAGAACCGGTAGATAAGGAAAATATTGATTCTCAAGGTATGACGAAATGGGAAATCTTTAAAAAATATATCCTGGGAAATCCAGTTATATGGATTTTATGTATCTCGAACGTCTTTGTATATATCGTACGTATCGGTATTGATAACTGGGCGCCATTGTATGTGTCAGAGCATTTACACTTTAATAAAGGTGACGCAGTTAACACAATTTTCTACTTTGAAATCGGTGCTTTAGTTGCTAGTTTATTATGGGGTTATGTATCCGACTTGTTAAAAGGACGACGCGCAATTGTAGCTATTGGATGTATGTTCATGATTACATTCGTTGTCTTGTTCTATACAAATGCGACAAGTGTAACAATGGTAAATATTTCATTGTTTGCATTAGGTGCTTTAATATTCGGTCCACAATTATTAATCGGTGTATCATTGACTGGTTTTGTTCCTAAAAATGCCATTAGTGTGGCTAACGGTATGACAGGTTCATTCGCTTATTTATTCGGTGACTCAATGGCTAAAGTTGGATTAGCTGCTATTGCTGACCCAACACGTAACGGTTTGAATGTATTTGGCTATACGCTAAGTGGTTGGACAGATGTGTTTATCGTTTTCTATGTAGCGTTATTCCTAGGTATGATTTTATTAGGTGTCGTTGCATATTATGAAGAAAAGAAAATTAGAAGTTTAAAAATTTAA
- a CDS encoding response regulator transcription factor, translated as MFKVVICDDERIIREGLKQMIPWGNYHFNTIYTAKDGIEALSLIRQHQPELVITDIRMPRKNGVDLLNDIAHLNCNIIILSSYDDFEYMKAGIQHHVLDYLLKPVDHAQLEGILEKLVRTLLEQQSHYGRSLAPCHDAFQPLLKVEYDDYYVNQIIDRIKQSYQTKVSVSDLIQHIDVSESYAMRTFKDHVGITIVDYLNRYRILQSLQLLDRHYKHYEIADKVGFSEYKMFSYHFKKYLQMSPSDYSKQTK; from the coding sequence ATGTTTAAAGTTGTAATTTGTGATGATGAACGTATTATACGAGAAGGTTTAAAACAAATGATTCCTTGGGGAAACTATCATTTCAATACAATATACACTGCTAAAGATGGTATAGAGGCACTGTCACTCATTCGTCAACATCAACCTGAATTAGTTATCACTGATATTCGTATGCCTCGAAAAAATGGCGTCGATTTACTCAATGATATTGCACATTTAAATTGCAATATTATCATATTATCGAGTTATGATGATTTCGAATATATGAAAGCTGGTATTCAACACCATGTTTTAGATTATTTATTGAAGCCCGTAGATCACGCTCAATTAGAAGGTATTTTAGAGAAGCTTGTTCGAACTTTATTAGAGCAACAGTCACATTATGGACGTAGCTTAGCTCCTTGCCACGACGCTTTCCAACCATTATTAAAAGTGGAATATGATGATTATTATGTTAATCAGATTATCGATCGAATTAAACAATCTTATCAAACGAAAGTATCTGTGTCAGATTTAATTCAACATATTGACGTTAGTGAATCGTATGCAATGCGAACATTTAAAGATCATGTCGGAATTACTATTGTCGATTATTTAAATCGCTATCGTATTTTACAATCACTACAACTCCTAGATCGTCATTATAAACATTATGAAATTGCAGATAAAGTTGGCTTTTCAGAATATAAAATGTTCAGCTATCATTTTAAAAAATATCTACAAATGTCGCCGAGTGATTACAGTAAACAAACAAAATAG